In Thermococcus stetteri, the following proteins share a genomic window:
- a CDS encoding glycine C-acetyltransferase: MGKLDWIREELQELKEKGLYVTIRKLESAQGPWVVVDGKRVLNMCSNNYLGLAAAPEIRYAAIRAILDYGVGAGAVRTIAGTMDLHVELEEKLAKFKKREAAILFQSGYNANLGAISALLKKGEDGVFISEELNHASIIDGMRLSGAPKVIYKHINMDDLEARLKENKDKKKKIIVSDGVFSMDGDLAPLPEMAELAEQYDAILYIDDAHGEGVLGDSGRGIVDHFKLHDRVDFEMGTLSKAFGVIGGYVAGPEEAIDYLRQRARPFLFSSAPNPPDVAAAIAAVEILQRSDELVKKLWDNTHFLQKGLRDLGYDLGNTKHPITPVMLYDEKLAQEFSRRLYDEYNIFAQAIVYPTVPLGTARIRLEPSAAHSKEDLQYVIDAFEDLGKKTGFLK, from the coding sequence ATGGGGAAGCTCGACTGGATTAGGGAAGAGCTCCAGGAGCTCAAGGAGAAGGGCTTGTATGTAACCATAAGGAAGCTTGAGAGCGCCCAGGGCCCGTGGGTGGTCGTTGACGGCAAGAGGGTTCTCAATATGTGCTCCAACAACTACCTCGGCCTGGCCGCGGCCCCGGAAATCAGGTACGCGGCCATAAGGGCCATCCTCGACTACGGCGTTGGAGCCGGTGCTGTTAGAACAATAGCTGGAACGATGGATCTACACGTGGAGCTTGAGGAGAAGCTGGCCAAGTTCAAGAAGCGCGAAGCGGCCATACTCTTCCAGAGCGGTTACAACGCCAACCTCGGAGCGATAAGCGCGCTCCTCAAGAAGGGCGAGGACGGTGTGTTCATCAGCGAGGAGCTCAACCACGCGAGCATCATAGACGGAATGCGCCTCAGTGGTGCCCCGAAGGTCATCTACAAGCACATCAACATGGATGATCTTGAGGCGAGGCTTAAGGAGAACAAGGACAAGAAGAAGAAAATCATCGTCAGCGACGGTGTCTTCTCGATGGACGGCGACCTCGCTCCCCTGCCCGAGATGGCCGAGCTGGCTGAACAGTACGATGCCATTCTCTACATCGACGACGCCCACGGTGAAGGAGTTTTAGGTGACAGCGGAAGAGGTATAGTAGACCACTTCAAACTCCACGACAGGGTCGACTTCGAGATGGGTACGCTGAGCAAGGCCTTCGGTGTCATAGGCGGCTATGTAGCCGGCCCGGAGGAAGCGATAGACTACCTCCGCCAGAGGGCCAGGCCGTTCCTCTTCTCAAGCGCCCCAAACCCACCGGACGTCGCCGCCGCCATAGCGGCCGTCGAAATCCTCCAGAGAAGCGACGAGCTGGTCAAGAAGCTCTGGGACAACACCCACTTCCTCCAGAAGGGGCTGAGGGACCTCGGCTACGACCTCGGCAACACCAAGCACCCGATAACTCCGGTTATGCTCTACGACGAGAAGCTCGCCCAGGAGTTCTCAAGGCGCCTGTACGACGAGTACAACATATTCGCTCAGGCCATCGTTTACCCAACCGTCCCGCTCGGAACGGCGAGGATAAGGCTTGAGCCTTCAGCAGCCCACAGCAAGGAGGACCTGCAGTACGTCATAGACGCGTTCGAGGATCTCGGAAAGAAGACCGGGTTCCTGAAGTGA
- the mre11 gene encoding DNA double-strand break repair protein Mre11, which translates to MKFAHIADVHLGFEQYRLPYRADEFAEAFRRAIEIAVKERVDFILIAGDLFHSSRPSPETLKQAMEILSLPKERGIPVFAIEGNHDRTQRRVSAYHLLEKLDLLYLVGLREERVESEHQTSEKTERGWLVKGVFEKGGKSVEIHGMKYMSAAWLEKNPPREIFRPEGDSILMLHQGIRELVEEMMGKLPESQRDYYELRLGDLPKGYLYYALGHIHRAFLTSYDIGKLAYPGSLQRWDFGDYEIRYRWDGRAFKPIAGNPKGFYIVEDWEPRFVELKVRPFVDINIKADEETAKRELKRLSTKIPEEAFVRLDIRWERPYDVSKLTELIKARYIYVRTRFERKLTGRTPSGEVPKPEEYFLPVELKAIELTGEKNIESIDDVVKLFLGEGWDERLPKKAEKPEMKEDSPVKKEDANLKKEKKDKTPKKDVEKKRPKSSEKSSERKVIKRPSKGSNLLDWLGGGR; encoded by the coding sequence ATGAAGTTCGCACACATAGCAGACGTCCACCTCGGCTTCGAGCAGTACCGCCTGCCGTATAGAGCCGACGAGTTCGCTGAGGCCTTCAGACGGGCGATTGAGATAGCGGTCAAGGAGAGGGTTGACTTCATACTCATAGCAGGCGACCTCTTCCACTCCAGCAGGCCCAGCCCTGAAACGCTGAAGCAGGCGATGGAGATCCTCTCCCTGCCCAAGGAGAGGGGCATACCCGTCTTCGCCATAGAGGGCAACCACGACAGGACGCAGAGGAGAGTTTCCGCCTACCATCTCCTTGAAAAGCTGGATCTCCTCTACCTCGTCGGCCTCAGGGAGGAGAGGGTTGAGAGCGAGCACCAGACGAGCGAGAAGACCGAGAGGGGCTGGCTCGTTAAGGGAGTCTTTGAGAAAGGCGGTAAGAGCGTCGAGATACACGGCATGAAGTACATGAGCGCGGCGTGGCTTGAGAAGAACCCGCCGAGGGAGATATTCAGGCCTGAGGGAGACTCGATACTCATGCTCCACCAGGGGATCAGAGAGCTCGTCGAGGAGATGATGGGCAAGCTACCCGAGAGCCAGCGCGACTACTATGAATTAAGGCTCGGCGACCTGCCGAAGGGCTACCTTTACTACGCCCTCGGCCACATCCACAGGGCATTCCTCACGAGCTATGACATAGGAAAGCTTGCCTATCCCGGCTCGCTCCAGAGGTGGGACTTCGGGGACTACGAGATAAGGTACCGCTGGGACGGCAGAGCGTTCAAGCCGATCGCCGGAAATCCAAAGGGCTTCTACATCGTGGAGGACTGGGAGCCGAGGTTCGTGGAGCTGAAGGTCAGGCCATTCGTAGACATCAACATCAAGGCCGACGAAGAGACTGCGAAGAGGGAGCTGAAGCGCCTGTCCACCAAAATCCCGGAAGAGGCTTTCGTGAGGCTTGACATCCGCTGGGAAAGGCCCTACGACGTCTCAAAGCTCACGGAGCTGATAAAGGCCCGCTATATTTACGTGAGGACGAGGTTCGAGAGGAAGCTGACCGGGAGAACCCCTTCGGGAGAAGTTCCAAAGCCAGAGGAGTACTTCCTTCCGGTTGAGCTGAAGGCGATAGAGCTGACTGGGGAGAAGAACATCGAGTCCATTGACGACGTGGTGAAGCTCTTCCTTGGAGAGGGATGGGACGAGAGGCTTCCCAAGAAGGCAGAAAAACCTGAAATGAAAGAAGATTCACCTGTCAAAAAAGAAGATGCGAACCTCAAGAAGGAAAAGAAAGACAAAACTCCGAAGAAAGATGTGGAGAAGAAAAGACCAAAGAGTTCCGAAAAAAGCTCCGAAAGGAAGGTTATTAAAAGGCCTTCTAAAGGTTCGAACCTTCTTGACTGGCTCGGTGGTGGAAGATGA
- the rimI gene encoding ribosomal protein S18-alanine N-acetyltransferase: MSTSAREASRRIPLAMVVIRPAKLFDIPEVMMIERESFREAYPRGLFLMFLENNPETFLVAEYNGKVVGYVMGYLRPDLEGHIMSIAVDEDYRGNGIGSALLTEVIERLIKRGARYIGLEVRVSNEKAIRLYERFGFRKVKRIIGYYSDGEDAYYMLLPAEEWRGS; encoded by the coding sequence ATGAGCACATCGGCGAGAGAGGCCAGCAGAAGGATCCCCCTTGCGATGGTTGTGATAAGGCCGGCGAAGCTCTTTGACATCCCCGAAGTGATGATGATAGAGCGCGAATCTTTCCGTGAGGCCTATCCAAGGGGACTTTTCCTGATGTTCTTGGAAAACAACCCCGAGACATTTCTCGTGGCGGAGTACAACGGGAAGGTAGTTGGCTACGTGATGGGCTATCTTCGCCCGGACCTTGAGGGGCACATAATGAGCATAGCCGTTGACGAGGACTACCGAGGCAACGGGATAGGTTCTGCCCTTCTGACCGAGGTCATAGAGAGGCTCATAAAGAGGGGAGCCCGGTACATCGGCCTTGAGGTCAGGGTGAGCAACGAAAAGGCGATAAGGCTCTACGAACGCTTCGGCTTCAGGAAGGTCAAGAGGATCATCGGCTACTACTCCGACGGCGAGGACGCCTACTACATGCTCCTGCCGGCGGAAGAGTGGAGGGGAAGCTGA
- the endA gene encoding tRNA-intron lyase codes for MIIFYLSGDRVFSTDQNAINGLYNKRYFGKVVEGKLFLSLLEAAYLVERGKIEVRDGKRKLSLEEIMSLGRAKDELFDAKYLVYKDLRDRGYTVKSGLKFGSHFRVYRRGMEEHSQWLVWVVPENSRLSPNDITARVRVAHGVRKNMIMAVVDEDADVTYYKVEWVKF; via the coding sequence ATGATAATCTTCTACCTGAGCGGGGACAGGGTCTTCTCAACGGATCAGAACGCGATAAACGGCCTCTACAACAAGCGCTATTTCGGAAAGGTCGTCGAGGGGAAGCTGTTCCTGTCGCTCCTCGAGGCGGCCTACCTCGTCGAGCGCGGCAAGATAGAGGTCAGGGACGGTAAGAGAAAGCTGTCGCTTGAGGAGATAATGAGCCTCGGAAGGGCCAAAGACGAGCTGTTCGATGCCAAGTACCTCGTCTACAAGGACCTCAGGGACAGAGGCTACACCGTGAAGTCCGGTCTGAAGTTCGGCTCCCACTTCAGGGTCTACCGGAGGGGAATGGAGGAGCACTCCCAGTGGCTGGTCTGGGTAGTTCCCGAGAACTCAAGGCTGAGCCCCAACGACATAACCGCCCGCGTCAGGGTTGCCCACGGCGTGAGGAAGAACATGATAATGGCGGTCGTCGATGAAGACGCGGATGTGACGTACTACAAGGTTGAGTGGGTAAAGTTCTGA
- the nurA gene encoding DNA double-strand break repair nuclease NurA: protein MYRLIDRRSVDRIKALLEKGYREAESKLAEIEWRPLPKEGKQTRVYAVDGSQGKQRLSGTIFYAVSSYAFGNGPAYRLVYTNAMLYNQGISDQIIRLQMETLENKLGYLSAKLGDVDYVMMDGTLTGSLTRPPVYPESVKGLTTIENALGRDKLKELVKKFVGLLDEHYKELEDGLRDKGKINGNVILADEKLEEFEEFYRAMEGYKVRDFAGTTPRGVRISRATIDEYLKGRKSAEEIFQELLNEYGEERELSLDDARNAVHVVLGYLEYLYSLERLLRLNLVYVAKSFYNRKLTQKLGIDIVDVPYLDAYLRKMYGEEVPGYFIITQGGKAISHRMPKVLRERFPLVEHYIEHGVPMAYLRTMKGGVIYLLQSNHDINDELLSGILWHESNGYFRPLQRAHEGVKIEKKAFEAELKALLNIIKAESPELRVFLKYGRSPLE from the coding sequence ATGTACAGGCTCATCGACAGAAGAAGCGTGGACAGGATAAAGGCCCTCTTGGAGAAGGGCTACCGCGAGGCGGAGAGCAAGCTGGCGGAGATAGAGTGGAGACCTCTGCCGAAGGAGGGGAAGCAGACTAGGGTCTACGCCGTTGACGGAAGCCAAGGAAAGCAGAGGCTGAGCGGAACCATCTTCTATGCCGTCTCAAGCTACGCCTTCGGAAACGGACCTGCCTACAGGCTCGTTTACACAAACGCAATGCTCTACAACCAGGGCATTTCCGACCAGATCATCAGGCTCCAGATGGAGACCCTTGAGAACAAGCTGGGCTACCTCTCGGCGAAGCTTGGGGATGTTGACTACGTCATGATGGACGGAACCCTGACGGGTTCCCTCACGAGGCCTCCGGTCTATCCGGAGAGCGTGAAAGGTCTTACGACGATAGAGAACGCCCTCGGAAGGGACAAACTGAAGGAGCTCGTCAAGAAGTTCGTGGGTCTCTTGGACGAGCACTACAAGGAGCTTGAGGACGGGCTGAGAGATAAGGGCAAGATAAATGGAAACGTAATCCTCGCCGACGAGAAGCTTGAGGAGTTCGAGGAGTTCTACAGAGCCATGGAAGGGTACAAGGTTAGGGACTTTGCCGGAACGACGCCGAGGGGAGTGAGGATATCCAGGGCAACAATAGACGAGTACCTGAAGGGGAGGAAGAGCGCCGAGGAGATCTTCCAGGAGCTTTTGAACGAATATGGTGAAGAGAGGGAGCTTTCCCTTGACGACGCGAGGAATGCAGTCCACGTCGTTTTGGGCTACCTAGAGTACCTCTACTCCCTCGAAAGGCTCCTGAGGCTCAACCTCGTTTACGTCGCCAAGAGCTTCTACAACAGGAAGCTGACTCAAAAATTAGGGATAGACATCGTTGACGTTCCCTACCTCGATGCCTACCTGAGAAAGATGTACGGTGAAGAGGTTCCCGGGTACTTCATCATAACTCAGGGCGGCAAGGCGATAAGCCACAGGATGCCCAAGGTTCTGAGGGAGAGGTTCCCGCTCGTCGAGCACTACATCGAGCACGGAGTTCCAATGGCCTACCTAAGGACGATGAAGGGCGGAGTAATCTACCTGCTTCAGAGCAACCACGATATCAACGATGAACTCCTCAGCGGTATCCTATGGCACGAGAGCAACGGCTACTTCAGGCCGCTCCAGAGGGCGCACGAGGGCGTTAAAATCGAGAAGAAGGCCTTTGAGGCCGAGCTTAAAGCTCTGCTCAACATAATAAAGGCCGAGAGCCCTGAGCTTAGGGTGTTCCTGAAGTATGGAAGAAGCCCGTTGGAGTAG
- the herA gene encoding DNA double-strand break repair helicase HerA produces MRIAQDINKPVGIVTGEATVSSFQFYAHPDTDLKFGDFVVARLCKEAKDRDCRWGEDGENVEWVIGTIRGLKNINWLLSEGKSTYTSLELDIREYGESIGENEALIVTVHVLGKVQLNGERAEVVPTRVPVPNGNRVYLASSDLLRAIYYGGEGYIELGRLIIREDVPVYLNVNELVSRHFAILAVTGAGKSNTVSVMLWKLVEELGGTVIVLDPHGDYTKLSLPGTGREYVNLIEAKIRPEAMDGEELADLMEIQSNASIQRSYLLRAWDTVLHENQGVGGREAVKLVHDLLQRWASEGGGTYWDPHAGQYRDLGEIKSAEKETIMRLTMKVSRFLRNYGHLLSSEDIVALIEPGKVNVIDLGPLDEGQMKLVVAKLLEKVFETRMDYEKARKRLDYLRTAYSGNISAVSDEINELEEFLRGVEKNYPALAEPVMVIVEEAHIFAPHGEKGGAVRILGRIAREGRKFGVGLGLVSQRPSRLSEDVLSQTNTKVIMRIVNPNDQQYVIKASEQVSGELMSDIAGLGKGEAVIVGQAISLPALVKIYNFKALGGNYGGEDIGAVERWRQRRERELEERKKEEMYEEEGIEVDF; encoded by the coding sequence ATGAGGATAGCTCAGGACATTAACAAGCCCGTTGGAATCGTAACTGGAGAGGCTACCGTCAGCTCGTTCCAGTTCTACGCTCATCCCGACACAGATCTGAAGTTTGGGGACTTCGTGGTGGCGAGGCTCTGCAAGGAGGCAAAGGACAGGGACTGCCGCTGGGGAGAAGATGGGGAAAACGTTGAGTGGGTTATCGGGACAATAAGGGGACTTAAGAACATAAACTGGCTCCTGAGCGAGGGGAAAAGCACATACACGTCCCTTGAGCTGGACATAAGGGAGTACGGAGAGAGCATAGGCGAGAACGAGGCTCTGATAGTTACCGTCCACGTCCTCGGAAAGGTCCAGCTCAACGGCGAGAGGGCAGAGGTAGTCCCTACGAGAGTTCCCGTCCCAAACGGGAACAGGGTTTATCTGGCCAGCTCGGACCTTCTGAGGGCCATCTATTACGGCGGAGAGGGCTACATAGAGCTTGGAAGGCTGATAATAAGGGAAGACGTTCCGGTTTACCTCAACGTGAACGAGCTTGTGTCAAGGCACTTCGCGATTTTAGCGGTGACTGGTGCCGGAAAGAGCAACACAGTTTCGGTAATGCTGTGGAAGCTCGTTGAGGAGCTCGGCGGAACGGTGATAGTCCTCGACCCTCACGGCGACTACACGAAGCTTAGCCTGCCCGGAACGGGAAGGGAGTACGTGAACCTGATAGAGGCCAAGATAAGGCCCGAGGCCATGGACGGCGAGGAGCTCGCTGACCTGATGGAAATCCAGAGCAACGCGAGCATACAGCGTTCCTACCTGCTCAGGGCCTGGGACACGGTTCTCCACGAGAACCAAGGAGTTGGCGGAAGGGAAGCGGTCAAGCTCGTCCATGACCTGCTCCAGAGGTGGGCCAGCGAGGGCGGAGGAACCTACTGGGACCCGCACGCCGGCCAGTACAGGGACCTCGGAGAGATAAAATCGGCGGAGAAGGAAACGATAATGAGGCTGACCATGAAGGTCTCCCGCTTCCTGAGGAACTATGGCCATCTTCTCTCGAGCGAGGATATTGTTGCCCTCATAGAGCCCGGCAAGGTGAACGTGATCGACCTCGGCCCGCTCGACGAGGGGCAGATGAAGCTCGTCGTTGCCAAGCTCCTCGAAAAGGTCTTCGAGACGAGGATGGACTACGAAAAGGCCAGAAAGAGGCTCGACTACCTCAGGACGGCCTACTCGGGCAACATCTCGGCGGTTTCAGATGAGATAAACGAGCTGGAGGAGTTTCTGAGGGGAGTGGAGAAGAACTATCCAGCCCTCGCTGAGCCCGTTATGGTCATCGTTGAGGAGGCCCACATCTTCGCGCCTCATGGTGAGAAGGGTGGGGCCGTTAGGATACTCGGAAGGATAGCGAGGGAGGGAAGGAAGTTCGGAGTTGGCCTCGGCCTGGTCTCCCAGAGGCCGAGCAGACTAAGCGAAGATGTCTTGAGCCAGACAAACACCAAGGTGATAATGCGCATCGTCAATCCGAACGACCAGCAGTACGTTATAAAGGCCAGCGAGCAGGTGAGCGGGGAGCTCATGAGCGACATAGCCGGACTCGGAAAGGGCGAGGCGGTGATAGTCGGCCAGGCGATAAGCCTTCCGGCTTTGGTTAAGATATACAACTTCAAGGCCCTCGGCGGAAACTACGGCGGCGAGGACATAGGTGCAGTCGAAAGGTGGAGGCAGAGAAGGGAGAGGGAGCTCGAGGAGAGGAAGAAGGAAGAGATGTATGAAGAAGAGGGCATCGAGGTTGACTTTTGA
- a CDS encoding DUF835 domain-containing protein, which produces MQGAIVHLTLAVVALLSLFIITLLSLYYWRPFVSHYPRFSRAYTLITLGFGLVLLSKILFLPLDLSDAGVLSFEESKESLLGTIANFVLFLGLFPVLFGWADVILGITKRYKLIPVVEVPGKPEEVEPGVYLVPSPLGLEVLQKLLRGRTAVILSRSKPDELRGSLGVERVPIFWLTPVECPDHCIHPRRLEYILQSLVNFMKREAIPKLVYLDGIEYLVVENGFLPVLKFLSTLKDYAVLNNTVVLIPVEESTFGAREWSLLEREFKLLGEEVAG; this is translated from the coding sequence ATGCAGGGGGCAATAGTTCACCTGACACTGGCAGTGGTTGCACTGCTGTCACTGTTCATCATAACCCTGCTCAGCCTTTACTACTGGCGCCCCTTTGTCTCCCACTATCCCAGGTTCTCAAGGGCCTACACCCTGATAACCCTGGGCTTTGGCCTTGTCCTCCTTTCCAAGATTCTGTTCCTGCCACTTGATCTAAGCGATGCCGGAGTTTTATCATTCGAAGAAAGCAAGGAAAGTCTCCTCGGAACAATCGCGAATTTTGTCCTGTTTCTCGGCCTGTTTCCAGTGTTATTTGGCTGGGCGGATGTGATATTAGGAATAACAAAACGATACAAGCTCATACCGGTGGTGGAGGTTCCCGGAAAGCCCGAGGAAGTTGAGCCGGGGGTTTATCTCGTTCCATCCCCGCTCGGGCTGGAAGTTCTTCAAAAGCTCCTCCGGGGAAGGACGGCTGTCATTCTCTCCCGTTCAAAACCGGATGAATTGAGGGGATCCCTTGGGGTTGAGAGGGTTCCCATCTTCTGGCTTACCCCCGTTGAGTGCCCCGATCACTGCATCCACCCGCGGAGGCTTGAGTACATCCTCCAGAGCCTCGTGAACTTTATGAAGAGAGAGGCGATCCCCAAGCTCGTCTACCTCGACGGGATCGAATACCTCGTGGTCGAGAACGGCTTTTTGCCCGTTTTAAAGTTCCTCTCGACCCTAAAGGATTACGCAGTCCTAAACAACACCGTGGTCCTAATCCCGGTCGAAGAATCCACCTTCGGGGCGAGGGAATGGAGCCTTCTGGAAAGGGAGTTCAAGCTTCTTGGAGAGGAAGTGGCCGGATGA
- the rad50 gene encoding DNA double-strand break repair ATPase Rad50, with protein MKIEKLIIKDFRSHALTKVNFSRGINLIIGQNGSGKSSLLDAILVGLYWPAKPKDLKKDDFERINGSGTEITVFFEKGNVKYQIHRNIAKGIAFVKYHDGSSWKTLETGQKSVREWMEKLVPYDVFLNAIYIRQGEIDAILESDESREKVVRQVLGLDRYENAYKNLLDVRKEIEARIKAIEDYLKSTENIDELIGGLEKELTSVLREINDLSPKLPEMRRELERLENELKKLDEIADELSKVRVKLKGEEGNLRELEAKKGGIESMIREVERRVKELKEKVEELENLKEKAKEYERLSDFLKGFNERMSRIEKLIATYSQQVENIQERLEELKGKEQRLKELACEREKLQKELEALKEDVKAYQRAKELAANLERLRKRLTMSEEEIEALEDEIQKARERKEEITRELEDISSRRGELKIIAGERNKALMELKKAKGRCPVCGRELTEEHRKTLLEKYTAELKEISAEMKELEKQEKKLRAGLVEVEKTLKTERELFALKEVLEQIRETEEKLKEYDLEKLEEANEEAEELKKKLAGIGGELKSFEEEIKKGELLKKKLTAVEKKLGELEEEKASLLGELKELGFEDVKEIEGKLKELEPAYKRYIELRPAKDELKREEETLKSLKLELSAILKKVEETSKRVEELRKRFEELEKSYDKERHEELKGKTRELSKELAGLEARLKALEERRDEVKANLEKLREEKENRKEKAEELERLKKARERVQRLREKVKAYKNLLKEGALAKVGDMASEIFEELTEEKYSGVTVKAEENKVRLGVVYNGKEYGLGFLSGGERIALGLAFRLALSLYLAGEISLLILDEPTPYLDEERRRRLVDIMQRYLRKIPQVIVVSHDEELKDAADRVIRVSLENGVSVVREAEVG; from the coding sequence ATGAAGATTGAAAAGCTCATAATCAAGGACTTCCGCTCTCACGCCCTAACTAAGGTGAACTTCTCGAGGGGGATAAACCTGATAATAGGCCAGAACGGGAGCGGGAAGAGCTCACTCCTCGACGCCATCTTGGTCGGCCTCTACTGGCCGGCAAAGCCGAAGGACTTGAAAAAGGACGACTTTGAGCGGATAAACGGGAGCGGGACGGAAATCACCGTGTTCTTCGAGAAGGGGAACGTGAAGTACCAGATACACAGGAACATTGCGAAGGGCATAGCGTTCGTGAAGTACCACGACGGGAGCTCCTGGAAGACCCTCGAGACCGGCCAGAAGTCAGTGAGGGAGTGGATGGAGAAGCTGGTTCCCTACGACGTCTTCCTCAACGCGATATACATCCGCCAGGGAGAGATAGACGCCATCCTCGAGAGCGACGAGAGCAGGGAGAAGGTTGTGAGGCAGGTTCTCGGCCTTGATCGCTACGAAAACGCCTACAAGAACCTCTTAGATGTGAGGAAGGAAATCGAGGCGAGGATAAAGGCAATCGAGGACTACCTCAAGAGCACCGAGAACATAGATGAACTGATAGGCGGCCTTGAGAAGGAGCTCACCTCGGTCCTCAGGGAGATAAACGACCTCTCTCCGAAACTCCCGGAGATGAGAAGGGAGCTTGAGAGGCTTGAGAATGAACTTAAGAAGCTCGACGAGATTGCGGATGAGCTGTCAAAGGTGAGGGTCAAGCTCAAGGGTGAAGAAGGGAACCTGAGGGAGCTTGAGGCCAAGAAGGGCGGAATTGAGAGTATGATCAGGGAAGTCGAGAGGAGAGTGAAAGAGCTGAAGGAGAAGGTAGAGGAGCTTGAGAACCTTAAAGAAAAGGCTAAAGAATACGAAAGGCTCTCCGACTTCCTCAAAGGGTTCAACGAGAGGATGAGCAGGATTGAGAAGCTAATAGCTACCTACTCCCAGCAGGTCGAGAATATCCAGGAGAGGCTTGAGGAGCTGAAGGGCAAGGAGCAGAGGTTGAAGGAGCTGGCCTGTGAGAGGGAGAAACTCCAAAAAGAGCTGGAAGCCCTCAAAGAAGACGTCAAGGCATACCAGAGGGCTAAGGAGCTTGCCGCCAACCTCGAGAGGCTGAGGAAGAGGCTCACGATGAGCGAAGAGGAAATAGAGGCGCTTGAGGATGAAATCCAGAAGGCCAGGGAGAGAAAGGAAGAGATCACGAGGGAGCTGGAGGATATAAGCTCCAGAAGGGGAGAGCTGAAGATCATCGCAGGGGAGAGGAACAAGGCCCTAATGGAGCTAAAGAAGGCGAAGGGCAGATGCCCGGTCTGCGGGAGGGAGCTGACCGAGGAGCACAGAAAGACGCTCCTCGAGAAGTACACGGCCGAGCTGAAGGAAATCTCCGCCGAGATGAAAGAGCTCGAGAAACAGGAGAAAAAGCTCAGGGCCGGGCTCGTGGAGGTCGAGAAGACGCTGAAGACGGAGAGGGAGCTTTTTGCCCTCAAGGAAGTCCTTGAGCAGATAAGAGAGACCGAGGAGAAGCTTAAGGAGTACGACCTCGAAAAGCTCGAAGAGGCCAACGAAGAGGCCGAAGAACTGAAGAAGAAGCTCGCGGGGATTGGGGGCGAGCTCAAATCCTTTGAGGAGGAAATCAAGAAGGGAGAGCTCCTCAAGAAGAAGCTGACTGCTGTGGAGAAGAAGCTGGGGGAGCTTGAGGAGGAGAAGGCTTCCCTGCTCGGTGAGCTGAAAGAGCTCGGCTTCGAGGACGTTAAGGAAATTGAGGGGAAGCTGAAGGAGCTCGAACCGGCTTACAAGCGCTACATCGAGTTAAGGCCCGCGAAGGACGAGCTAAAGCGAGAGGAAGAGACACTGAAGAGCCTCAAGCTTGAGCTCTCTGCCATCCTGAAGAAGGTCGAGGAGACATCGAAGAGGGTTGAAGAGCTGAGGAAGAGATTCGAAGAGCTCGAAAAGTCCTACGATAAGGAAAGGCACGAGGAGCTGAAGGGGAAGACGAGGGAGCTTTCAAAGGAGCTTGCTGGCCTTGAGGCCCGCCTGAAGGCGCTCGAAGAGCGGAGGGACGAGGTAAAGGCCAACCTTGAGAAGCTCAGGGAGGAGAAGGAAAACAGGAAGGAGAAGGCAGAGGAGCTTGAGAGGCTCAAAAAAGCCAGAGAGCGCGTGCAGAGGCTCAGGGAGAAGGTTAAGGCCTACAAGAACCTGCTCAAGGAAGGGGCTTTGGCTAAAGTCGGGGACATGGCGAGCGAGATATTCGAGGAGCTGACGGAGGAGAAGTACTCCGGGGTGACTGTGAAGGCCGAAGAGAACAAGGTGAGGCTTGGAGTTGTCTACAACGGGAAGGAATACGGGTTAGGCTTCCTCAGCGGCGGCGAGAGGATAGCTTTGGGCCTTGCCTTTAGATTGGCCTTGTCCCTCTACCTTGCCGGAGAGATAAGCCTGCTCATCCTCGACGAGCCGACACCCTATCTCGACGAGGAGAGGAGGAGAAGGCTCGTGGACATAATGCAGCGCTACCTCAGGAAGATACCACAGGTCATCGTTGTTTCCCACGACGAGGAGCTGAAGGACGCGGCGGACAGGGTGATAAGGGTAAGCCTTGAGAACGGCGTTTCGGTCGTCAGGGAAGCGGAGGTGGGCTGA